The proteins below are encoded in one region of Actinomycetota bacterium:
- the rsmI gene encoding 16S rRNA (cytidine(1402)-2'-O)-methyltransferase codes for MIVVATPIGNLGDVSTRARETLADADLVLAEDTRRTGRLLAHLGIATPQRSLHEHNEDARLGEVLARLDDGATVALVSDAGTPGVSDPGYRLVRACIDAGHVLEHVPGPSAVLAALVVSGLPTDRFTFEGFLPRKGSARAERLAALATERRTMVVFVSPHRAADDLHDLAATLGPDRPAALCRELTKLHEEVRRDRLVALAETADDLRGEVTLVIGGAPEEVGLVDADDLAAAVHVRQESGMTKKAAIADVAASHGVPKRVVYQAVVEDGASGAG; via the coding sequence CTGATCGTCGTCGCGACGCCTATCGGCAACCTCGGCGACGTGTCAACACGCGCCCGCGAGACGCTCGCGGACGCCGACCTCGTCCTCGCCGAGGACACCCGGCGCACCGGGCGGCTCCTCGCCCACCTCGGTATCGCAACGCCGCAGCGGTCGCTGCACGAGCACAACGAGGACGCCCGTCTCGGTGAGGTGCTCGCGCGCCTCGACGACGGGGCGACGGTCGCGCTCGTCAGCGACGCCGGGACGCCGGGTGTGTCCGATCCCGGCTACCGGCTGGTCCGAGCGTGCATCGACGCTGGGCACGTCCTCGAGCACGTACCAGGCCCCTCCGCGGTCCTCGCCGCGCTGGTGGTCTCGGGTCTGCCGACGGACCGGTTCACGTTCGAGGGCTTCCTCCCGCGCAAGGGGTCAGCCCGTGCGGAGCGCCTCGCTGCCTTGGCCACCGAGCGTCGAACCATGGTCGTGTTCGTCTCGCCCCACCGTGCAGCCGACGATCTGCACGACCTCGCGGCCACGCTCGGCCCCGACCGCCCCGCGGCGCTGTGCCGTGAGCTGACCAAGCTGCACGAGGAGGTGCGTCGCGACCGCCTTGTTGCGCTGGCCGAGACGGCAGACGACCTGCGTGGCGAGGTCACCCTCGTCATCGGTGGAGCACCGGAGGAGGTCGGGCTCGTGGACGCCGATGACCTCGCCGCGGCCGTGCACGTCCGTCAGGAGAGCGGGATGACCAAGAAGGCTGCGATCGCCGACGTCGCCGCGAGCCACGGGGTCCCCAAGCGGGTCGTCTACCAGGCCGTCGTCGAGGACGGTGCGTCCGGAGCAGGCTGA
- a CDS encoding DUF488 domain-containing protein produces the protein MLTVGHGTLEQRALMALLRSAGVGHLVDVRRFPASRRHPHVNRERLAEPLATAGIGYSWEEDLGGRRTGVADSPHIAIRDPGFRAYADHMTSEPFEAALERVLALDTATTVAVMCAESLWWRCHRRLIADAATLLHRADVHHLMHDGRLAPHRPTEGVRIANDRLVYDVGVDRPLDLR, from the coding sequence ATGTTGACGGTCGGCCATGGAACCCTCGAGCAGCGAGCGTTGATGGCGCTGCTGCGGTCGGCTGGAGTGGGACACCTCGTTGATGTGCGCCGCTTCCCGGCCAGCCGCCGACATCCGCACGTGAACCGAGAGAGGTTGGCGGAACCCCTCGCCACTGCGGGCATCGGCTACAGCTGGGAGGAGGACCTCGGCGGACGCCGCACCGGCGTCGCCGACTCACCGCACATCGCCATCCGCGACCCCGGGTTCCGGGCCTACGCCGACCACATGACGAGCGAACCGTTCGAGGCCGCCCTGGAGCGGGTCCTCGCACTCGACACGGCGACCACGGTGGCGGTCATGTGCGCCGAGAGCCTGTGGTGGCGCTGCCATCGGCGCCTGATCGCCGACGCGGCGACGTTGTTGCACCGCGCCGACGTCCACCACCTGATGCACGACGGCCGACTCGCCCCGCATCGACCGACCGAGGGAGTACGGATCGCGAACGATCGCCTCGTCTACGACGTCGGTGTCGATCGACCGCTCGACCTCCGATGA
- a CDS encoding phospholipid carrier-dependent glycosyltransferase has protein sequence MTDRSHALRLAVPSLLFLASAAVLFLQLGEPSRIIFDETYYVDDARDYLDHGVEDSFAVHPPVGKWMIAAGIALLGDDAFGWRAAGALSGAVIVLLTYLTGTRLLRHRGVAAFAALLVATDGLFFVQARTSMLDIFLALFVMLGAWLLVVDHDASGLSAAPPGLETDLEADLGDSGDPRKEHPPPLPRRGHLFRWLAGLSFGLAAATKWSAALAIAAAILVSLGWEVALRRGWGLTTLGRVAGLGMIGVGIGAIVGVIVGAVVLGGVDVTIALLGAGGGGIVALLLDAPLRRAIVMVLASLALVPVLVYVVSYMPWMANYEHTTEGGDECLEDDGTLQEPCDATLFDRIEGWGRYQASVWSFHRDLTADHPYRAPAYTWPVLARPVVYYWETCTEDRARGVPKTDEDGEVEVPDPCVVAQGDAAEIIALGNPALWWGFIGAALTLVAGLVRRDRRAAFIVTFWALQFVPWLFVSRPVFLFYMVPVVPFLALGVAYAAVWLSEPRRLLGLFAGALLGAAAGFGVGFAVRAIADSSRATWWVWMGVGWLVGGAIGALVDRDLEVHRGVPERDRAWVRHRPVGVWLAAGVAVAAVGLFIYFYPVLSGIPMADDLVRQRWWIRPGWI, from the coding sequence GTGACCGACCGCTCGCACGCGCTCCGCCTCGCCGTCCCGTCGCTCCTCTTCCTGGCGTCGGCTGCCGTGCTGTTCCTCCAACTCGGGGAGCCATCGCGCATCATCTTCGACGAGACCTACTACGTCGATGACGCACGCGACTACCTCGACCACGGTGTCGAGGACTCGTTCGCGGTCCACCCCCCCGTCGGGAAGTGGATGATCGCCGCCGGTATCGCGCTGCTCGGAGACGACGCCTTCGGGTGGCGGGCCGCAGGTGCCCTGTCGGGTGCCGTCATCGTGCTGCTGACGTACCTGACAGGGACCCGGCTCCTCCGCCACCGGGGTGTCGCCGCGTTCGCGGCACTGCTCGTCGCGACCGACGGTCTGTTCTTCGTGCAGGCCCGCACGTCGATGCTCGACATCTTCTTGGCGCTGTTCGTGATGCTCGGCGCGTGGCTGCTGGTCGTCGACCACGACGCGAGCGGGCTCTCGGCAGCACCGCCCGGCCTCGAGACCGACCTCGAGGCCGACCTCGGCGACAGTGGCGATCCACGAAAAGAACATCCTCCCCCCCTCCCGCGACGCGGTCACCTGTTCCGATGGCTGGCAGGACTCTCGTTCGGCTTGGCGGCGGCGACCAAGTGGTCGGCCGCGCTGGCGATCGCGGCGGCGATCCTGGTGAGCCTGGGATGGGAGGTGGCGCTCCGACGCGGGTGGGGTCTGACGACGCTGGGACGCGTCGCTGGCCTCGGCATGATCGGCGTCGGCATCGGCGCGATCGTCGGCGTCATCGTTGGTGCGGTGGTCCTGGGCGGCGTCGATGTCACGATCGCCCTGCTCGGAGCGGGCGGCGGCGGGATCGTCGCGCTGCTGCTCGATGCACCACTGCGTCGCGCCATCGTCATGGTGCTGGCCTCGCTCGCGCTCGTCCCCGTGCTCGTGTACGTCGTCAGCTACATGCCCTGGATGGCCAACTACGAACACACCACCGAAGGCGGTGACGAGTGCCTCGAGGATGACGGCACGCTCCAGGAGCCCTGCGACGCCACGCTGTTCGATCGGATCGAGGGGTGGGGTCGCTACCAGGCATCGGTGTGGAGCTTCCACCGCGACCTGACCGCCGACCATCCCTACCGCGCCCCCGCGTACACCTGGCCAGTGCTCGCTCGCCCGGTCGTGTACTACTGGGAGACGTGCACCGAGGACCGTGCGCGTGGCGTCCCCAAGACCGACGAGGACGGCGAGGTGGAGGTTCCCGATCCCTGCGTCGTCGCGCAGGGGGACGCGGCGGAGATCATCGCCCTCGGCAACCCGGCGCTGTGGTGGGGTTTCATCGGGGCGGCACTCACGCTCGTGGCGGGGCTCGTGAGACGTGATCGGCGCGCCGCGTTCATCGTCACGTTCTGGGCGCTGCAGTTCGTGCCGTGGCTGTTCGTGTCACGACCGGTCTTCCTCTTCTACATGGTCCCGGTGGTCCCGTTCCTCGCACTGGGCGTGGCCTACGCCGCCGTCTGGCTCAGTGAGCCTCGGCGCTTGTTGGGCCTGTTCGCAGGCGCGCTGCTCGGAGCGGCGGCGGGCTTCGGCGTCGGCTTCGCCGTCCGTGCGATCGCGGACTCGTCGCGCGCGACCTGGTGGGTGTGGATGGGGGTGGGCTGGCTGGTCGGCGGCGCCATCGGCGCGCTCGTTGATCGCGACCTCGAGGTCCATCGGGGCGTGCCGGAGCGGGACCGGGCCTGGGTCCGGCACCGACCGGTGGGCGTGTGGTTGGCGGCCGGTGTGGCCGTCGCGGCGGTGGGGTTGTTCATCTACTTCTACCCCGTGCTGTCAGGCATCCCGATGGCCGATGACCTTGTCCGGCAGCGGTGGTGGATCCGACCCGGCTGGATCTGA
- a CDS encoding nuclear transport factor 2 family protein has protein sequence MADLDDLLELVRRGFEGESFEAAEAFCDDATFRDNVDRPILRGSNEIVDHLSAYGGRRERASIEVAVRDGDRVAVEVVVRFQADSGAYAQRGLALVALRDGRIASWHGVWIETSEDAARWSG, from the coding sequence ATGGCCGACCTCGACGACCTGCTCGAACTCGTGCGGCGCGGCTTCGAAGGCGAGTCGTTCGAGGCCGCGGAGGCCTTCTGTGACGACGCCACCTTCCGCGACAACGTGGACCGACCCATCCTCCGAGGTAGCAACGAGATCGTCGACCACCTCAGCGCGTACGGTGGCCGGAGGGAACGTGCGTCGATCGAGGTCGCCGTCCGGGACGGCGATCGGGTCGCGGTCGAGGTGGTCGTGCGCTTCCAGGCCGACTCCGGCGCGTACGCGCAACGCGGACTGGCGCTCGTCGCGCTGCGTGATGGCCGCATCGCATCCTGGCATGGAGTTTGGATCGAGACGTCCGAAGACGCGGCACGCTGGTCGGGGTGA
- a CDS encoding GNAT family N-acetyltransferase: MPELETHVVLRDGTRALVRPIHPDDKDRLRRGMELLSPRSRYLRFHAAIDHLTEDHLRYLTEVDRIDHAAWVALDEDRPDHPGMGVARYVRLHDEPTVAEAAVTVVDEYQGRGLGTVLLGFLARTATKHGIDAFRNYVLPDNEPMLELLRELGADGAVEVDGALEVDVPVVADADELPDTPAARVLRSVATGGLRVLVSAWFPIRVPDSGGG; encoded by the coding sequence ATGCCCGAGCTCGAGACCCACGTGGTGCTGCGCGACGGCACCCGCGCACTCGTGCGTCCGATCCACCCTGACGACAAGGATCGCCTCCGTCGTGGCATGGAACTGCTCTCGCCGCGTTCGCGCTACCTGCGCTTCCACGCGGCGATCGATCACCTGACCGAGGACCACCTGCGCTACCTCACCGAGGTCGATCGGATCGACCACGCAGCCTGGGTAGCGCTGGACGAGGACCGCCCTGACCACCCCGGGATGGGTGTCGCTCGCTACGTCCGACTCCACGATGAACCGACCGTCGCCGAGGCCGCGGTCACCGTGGTCGACGAGTACCAGGGCCGGGGACTGGGCACGGTCCTGCTCGGGTTCCTCGCACGTACCGCCACGAAGCACGGCATCGATGCGTTCCGCAACTACGTGCTCCCTGACAACGAGCCGATGCTCGAGCTTCTCCGCGAACTCGGGGCTGACGGGGCGGTCGAGGTCGATGGCGCGCTAGAGGTCGATGTCCCAGTGGTGGCCGACGCCGACGAGCTACCGGACACTCCGGCGGCCCGCGTACTGCGGAGCGTCGCCACAGGAGGGTTGCGAGTGCTGGTCAGCGCCTGGTTCCCCATCCGCGTCCCGGACAGCGGTGGTGGGTGA
- a CDS encoding molybdopterin-dependent oxidoreductase, producing the protein MATRQTNLALLLALLGALATGVAAFAVGTGWVLWVVIAHGVLGLCVVVLAPWKSAIAAGGIDRRPAASTWPSIVLGVLVVVTVVSGVLRTAGVVRSYGPLTDMQVHVGAAVAAVPFGLWHVVKRGPRPRRRDLSRRNLLRAGAVVGTTGLLYLALEGVWRLLSLAGGDRRATGSHDRGSHDPSAMPVVQWFDDRVQHLDVAAWELAVVAADGTAKTWSYGEVAAADDRITATLDCTGGWFAEQDWEGIRLGRLLGDLGTARSVQVISATGYSRRFPVRDVSGLLLATRLAGEQLSAGHGAPVRLVAPGRRGFWWVKWVTRIELSQRPWWLDLPFPIT; encoded by the coding sequence ATGGCGACCCGGCAGACCAACCTCGCGCTCCTCCTCGCTCTGCTCGGGGCGCTGGCGACCGGGGTGGCCGCGTTCGCGGTCGGGACCGGCTGGGTGCTGTGGGTCGTGATCGCGCACGGCGTGCTCGGGCTCTGCGTCGTCGTGCTCGCCCCGTGGAAGTCGGCGATCGCCGCGGGAGGCATCGATCGCCGCCCCGCCGCCTCCACCTGGCCCTCGATCGTGCTGGGAGTGTTGGTCGTCGTCACCGTCGTGAGCGGTGTCCTCAGGACCGCTGGCGTGGTCCGCTCCTACGGGCCGCTGACCGACATGCAGGTCCACGTCGGGGCGGCGGTCGCGGCGGTGCCGTTCGGGCTCTGGCACGTGGTGAAGCGCGGACCGCGTCCCCGCCGACGTGACCTCAGCCGGCGCAACCTGCTGCGAGCGGGCGCCGTCGTCGGGACCACGGGCCTGCTGTACCTCGCGCTCGAGGGCGTGTGGCGCCTGCTGTCGCTTGCGGGCGGCGACCGCCGGGCCACCGGGTCGCACGACCGAGGTTCGCATGATCCCTCCGCGATGCCGGTCGTGCAGTGGTTCGACGACCGCGTCCAGCACCTCGACGTCGCCGCCTGGGAACTCGCCGTGGTCGCCGCGGACGGGACCGCGAAGACGTGGAGCTACGGAGAGGTCGCCGCCGCCGATGACCGGATCACGGCGACGCTCGACTGCACCGGTGGCTGGTTCGCGGAACAGGACTGGGAGGGGATACGTCTCGGTCGGCTCCTCGGTGACCTCGGCACGGCACGGTCCGTGCAGGTGATCTCCGCGACCGGCTACAGCCGCCGCTTCCCGGTCCGAGACGTCTCCGGTCTGCTCCTCGCCACCCGGCTGGCGGGCGAGCAGCTCTCGGCCGGGCACGGCGCCCCGGTCCGGCTCGTCGCTCCGGGACGCCGGGGCTTCTGGTGGGTGAAGTGGGTCACGCGCATCGAGCTCTCGCAGCGCCCGTGGTGGCTGGACCTGCCCTTCCCGATCACGTAG
- a CDS encoding PDZ domain-containing protein, protein MARTLLRYGTRPIERAVQTDAAINPGNSGGPVLDARGAVLGVNVQIDARGTGIGFAIPADTVTFVAPRLIADGEVRRAALGIVVQPRTVSLERAEVTRMGVARVNDPGSPLRPGDVIVAVDGDPIDERADLYRILTHDRVGQRLDVEVLRDGLLAHVTVVPTAWRRSCRPHGAPDP, encoded by the coding sequence GTGGCACGGACGCTGCTGCGCTACGGTACGCGACCCATCGAGCGCGCCGTCCAGACCGACGCGGCGATCAACCCCGGGAACTCCGGTGGCCCGGTGCTCGACGCGCGTGGGGCGGTCCTCGGCGTGAACGTGCAGATCGACGCCCGCGGTACCGGCATCGGGTTCGCGATCCCCGCCGACACGGTCACGTTCGTCGCCCCCCGCCTGATCGCCGACGGCGAGGTGCGACGCGCCGCCCTCGGGATCGTCGTGCAGCCGCGCACCGTCAGCCTCGAGCGGGCGGAGGTGACCCGGATGGGCGTGGCCCGGGTCAACGACCCCGGATCGCCTCTGCGCCCCGGTGACGTCATCGTCGCGGTCGACGGAGACCCGATCGATGAGCGCGCCGACCTGTACCGCATCCTGACCCACGACCGTGTCGGGCAGCGGCTCGACGTCGAGGTTCTGCGGGACGGTCTGCTCGCACACGTCACGGTCGTGCCGACCGCATGGCGACGGTCGTGCCGACCGCATGGCGCGCCTGACCCGTAA
- a CDS encoding VOC family protein, which translates to MVHVLQSRVLLAPRDLDGSIDFYEDRLGLVRYRDWGERPHRGVVYFLGGGYLELNEGGDSVTPKGFRLWLQVGDIHAAADELRTKGVVLASEPKLEPWGLIECTVVDPDGVELVLVETPVTHPLRRREPSR; encoded by the coding sequence TTGGTCCACGTCCTGCAGTCCCGCGTGCTGCTCGCGCCTCGTGACCTCGATGGCTCGATCGACTTCTACGAGGACCGGCTCGGCCTGGTGCGCTACCGCGACTGGGGCGAGCGTCCCCACCGGGGCGTTGTGTACTTCCTCGGGGGCGGCTACCTCGAACTGAACGAGGGCGGAGACTCCGTCACCCCGAAGGGTTTCCGGCTGTGGCTGCAGGTCGGCGACATCCACGCCGCCGCGGACGAGCTGCGCACGAAGGGCGTGGTCTTGGCCTCGGAGCCGAAGCTGGAACCCTGGGGGCTCATCGAGTGCACTGTCGTCGACCCCGACGGTGTCGAGCTCGTCCTGGTCGAGACCCCCGTCACCCACCCACTCAGGCGCCGAGAACCCAGCCGCTGA